CGGTAGTAGGGTGTGATGCAAACCCCTGGCGCCGGGAAGGGGATGTATTTTACGACAGGACACTCGTCGAACAGGTCGCAGAGGAGAGTAATGCCGCGTGAGATATCAACCCAGCCCAGCGCGCTTGCTCCGACCGCGATCTGCTTGGAGGTCGCATAGGGACGCAACAATGCGGCGTGGCCTCCTTCTTGCTCCAGGAACATGTCTCTGACGAGAAGACGTAGGCATCGAACTGCCACTGCCAGGCGTCACCTCGGGCAGTCCAATTGCGATCGAGGAAGGCGACGGCGTAGCGCTCGCCGCCGCGCGGCAAGAGGCCAAGCTGGTGGGATTTGACGGCCTCGACGCCGGGGGGCTCCGGGAGGAGTTGCAGTGAGGGCGCCCCCGCGGCGCCGCGGGCCGTGTAGACGAAGTGATGGGTGGAGATCCGCCTCTCGCTGGGGAAGCTGAATCTGACGCGGAAGAGGACGAAGGCGGCCTCGGCGCAGACGACctggggctcgccggagaagtcGTCCTCTTGGAGGCCGGGGCAGTGGACGGAGAAGTAGGAGACGCCCGGCGGGTCGACGAGCCAGAAGGACACCTCGACGGCTCGGCCCTCGGCCGTGTGGCCCTCGGCGGTGGTCGCGTTCCGGAACGCCCAGATGCGCGCCGTCTTGCGGAGTAGGACCCAGTCGGGATAGGCGGAGGAGCgtggggaggcggcggcgccgccggcgATGTATGGCCCGGTCAGGGAGGAGGGGTTGAAGGAAGCGGTGGTGATCCACGCCATGGATCTCTCTAGTGGTCGAGGGCGGCGCGGCGAGCTAGGGCACGGCCGCGGGGAATTGGATTGcctttctctccctctcttttctactccctccgttcctcaATATAGGGTGTATAGTTTTTGGTACAGAAATTAAAGAACACATGTGGAAAGAAAATTTCACAAGTTTTGAAAGAGATTGCACCTGACTAATTGACATGAGAAAATAGAGGAGCTTGCCCTATATAAGGAAATGTAATCAAATCCCTTAAAAAAATATCCAAACGAGTGGTGCAACGCAATAAACCTTATATTTCGCATTTTTTCTCAAAAATCTATACACCTTATAccaaggaacagagggagtactataagcTCAGTGTGGTAAATGCTTTTCTTTACAATTTTAGGCAGCAAAATATGCATCTCCGTTCACTGTCACAAAGTACTCTCTGattcggatgtatatagacgAATTTTAGTGTCTTCACCTACTCCGGTatgtatgtactagtagttcatattaaAATATCTAAATATTTGTGACGGGAGGGAGCAAAAGTTTAGATACTCCTTTGATTCACAAGTATAAGATTTTCTAACTTTTTTTCTGAATATACGTTTTGGTGTGCTCGTTCACTCATTCAGTCTATACGGTGCATATTGAAATATTTTATTTGTTATTATGGCTGTTTTGAAACAAAGACACTCAGAACTAGTTAATGgctgacccccccccccccccctccttcgGTGCCAATAAAATCGCCCATCTGCCATCCATCAACCCTCTTTCCAGACCCCGCCATCCCCTCCTTCTTTAGTATTAATAAAATCGCCCATCTGCCACACACCAACCCTCTTTCTAGACCCCGCCATCCCCTCCTTCTTCGGTACCAATAAAATCGCCCATTTGCCACCCATCAACCCTCTTTCCAGACCCCGCCAGACGACATGGTACTTTTCGGACTCCGCCGAACGACATGGTAGCTGTCGGTCCAAGCTCTTCACCCCATCTCCACTTCGCCTCGCTTAGCATTAGATACATTCATTTGAATGACAAGTAATTTATGACAGATGGAGTAGCAAGCAGGGTGTACATCGACCAGAATACTCTGAGGTTTTATAACTCAATCTCAATACCTCGGATGTGAATGGCATGATAAACGGCGCCACAAGGCCCGTTTGGTTGCTCCATAGTTCATTTTTTTCAGGAAAAGAAACTTGTTTAACTGTTAGGCCAATAAGTGGGCTTAAATGGGTTTAAACACGCGCCATTTACATACTTATCAATACCTCAACTCGATTTTACAGCCTCCAGCAACAAAACATGAGTCAAGTCCATCTTATGATACAATAAGCAACGGTGTAGGCAAAAATGGCAATCAAGTAAAACAATTGACACTTCATTCACCTACTAGGTACAACCAGGATTGAGATCTGGGGTTCTAATTGGAGTTAACTCAGAAGAGCACAACCTGCCACCAGTTTCTTCATGCACGCAAGCAGCAAGAAGGTATAGCAAGTAGCAACAACATATGTAGTACTACAATTAGGTGTCTACTAGGTAGCAGCAACCAGCACCTTCACATGATCATGTTCATACATTAACCACGGCCGAAACCATAACTCAACATTCCATATACAATAAGCTTATGCTCCTACAGACATTCCATATCAGTAAGATACCGGCTCCGTTACATAATGGCGGGAAGATGACATAACCACGACCATCGATATCAGCAAGCAGAGAGGCAACAACCAGACACCCAGGACCACCGCCTTTCCCCTTCGAGAATTACTGGGCTTGAATTTCCCTTGCTCCCACTTGCCAGGTGTATCCTTTGCATCGACCACAGCTCGTTGTTCATGGCTAGCTTTCCCCCATCCCCTGCGACATTGATACCTCTCCTGATGAATGGGCTTGAATCTCACTTGCAGCCACCCATGGGCTGTATTCTTTGTCTCGATTGGCTTCTCACAAGTTTCAAATGTTGCCTTTGATCTTTTTTGGCCGCTGGCATCTCCAAGCAACCTTTCTTTTTGTATCAGTGTTGATGGCACAATTTGCATGACGCTGAAACAATTGAACCAAGTATAAAATTAAGATCAGTAAAGGGCTCCTTTCAATAATAAAGAAGAGAGGTGACTTATTTTCTTGTACTTGTCCAAAGCTTGAATGACATCGCTGATTTTGCTACGCATGGCTTCAACAGATGCTGATGGATCACTCGGTGATCCGTGTAGAGCCAAATCAAAATCTTCCAAAGCTCTAGTAAACAGCAAACATTATGATCAGATATAAAGGTAAGTTTATTTCACAAACAAATGCCTGGTTTCCTCATCTATATACCTTAGGCAAAAATCCACAGCCTTTGATGCAGCTTCATCTTGACCATTATAGGAAGCATATTTTACCATCTGCATCATGATTTTCTTAGGATTCAGTCACATTGAGAATTCATAATATAAATATAAATAATTGCCCAAGAATGCTGAGAGTTCATAATTTGAAATCAAGCAATTGTTTTATAAACACGCTAGCACATCTGCCTACATAAAGAAAACTAGAAACTTGACCACAAAGGGTTAGCAAAGAGATAAGGATACACTCGTAACATGAAGCCCTGGACTATATCTGTGGGATACAATAACAGAACTTACTGGTCTGATACTGGAACGCAGAGATGATACTGGAGAAAACTGAAGTAATAATCTGCATGCGTAGTAAGTTGACCTCTCAATTTCCAAGCATTGATCTGCAATTGACCATACAGATGTGAATGTCCTGGTCATGACAGCCAATTTGCAAGAACATATATCTCCGGAGCTAATAATGCTATCACACGGGCAGCACTTGCTCAAGATTTTCACCAACTTACAGAACATCCAAATGAAGAgtgaaatcatataaaatttacAAGCATATTATAATTGAAATGGGCAAGCATTTAGAGTAATGCGGCAGATTAAATTCAGCAGATATTCAGAAATTAATTGTAGATCAACGGTCCAGACATGCACTTGGTGAATGTTGGCTGCACATCTAGTATACCCAAGACAAATAAAGAGCGTATATCAAGAAGTCAGACTTATTAGTTACCAAGTTCTCGAAGCCAGTCTAGAGTCCACAGCACTTGCACCACACACTGCTTCGCACTCCACCTGGCAACAGGCATCCTACAGAAGCAGCAGCATAAATTAAAAAGACATCATGCAAAAAAAAACACTGGAACAAGTAAAATTAGCAAAGTTTGAACTACCGCTTAGAGCACTTGTCCGCTGGATTATCCATGTCTGCCCCTGCAAAAGTTTGGACAAAGGAACAGTTAGGTACAAAAGACAGCAAAAGAAATACATATAACTTATCAATTGAGCAATTTTATTGCCTCCTTAGCAGATCATGGATCAATTTTTTGGTGGATACATCGTTGGATTGCTCTCATTTCTTCTAACGAATTATATCAGTGTGCCATAAACAGCACGCATAGCAAGGCCATCCTGCAGTGGTAATATGGTGTCTGAGGATGCGCGCAGGTTGGTCCACCACACATGGTCAAAACAACCAGCAACATGAGATGAAAAGACACGCCCTAGCAGATTGCTGTTATTAGTGGGTTTTCAAGATAATTTGGTTATTTAATGCTGCATAAGCCACTTGAGGTTGTCCATATCCGTTGATACTTTAATTTGGTTCATGGAACAGATTTGAATTATAGCATCAACAAATCGTTGTTTTTTCTGTTTGGTTGGAGGAACAGATGAGTCAGTTCATCATGCACAGCCTCAGTTATCATAAGCGCTATGTGCTGACTAAAGTTAACTAGGTATGGGATCATCCCacgaaaaacaaaaaaaatggcCTCATGATACACCTCGACTATCTTTGACAATATCAGCAGCTATTTCATTTTGCATACTTGCATCTGACCACGATATGAAACTTGAGCACATTTTTTAAAGTACGGGCTGCagcttcatgcatgcttctaacacatcaaaatgtatgaatCAAAACATGGGAAAACATAGTTAGATTTTAAGATTAATGAAGAGCAGCTAAAGTTAATGACCACGAACAGTCCAATGTCCATAGCATCAATACTGAAACATTGTCCTAAGCACATATAACCAGCAGACAAGAAAGAATTCAAAAGATAAGACTGCTAGTTAAATCACGTGGGGGATAAAGATGGAAGAATCACCTGGGGTCATGTTGAGGTACTTGGGGAGGTCGCATGGACAGAACATTGCAATGTGGTAGTGGTCCTGTCCAAGAGTAATCGGGGCCATTGCTTCCACAGCTGCACATTCCATGTCAACTGCGATGGCCCAGGCAGTCTCGTCTTCAGCATTCACCTTGGCCATCATGTAAAAAAGATTGTCATCACGGGTGCTCAGCACTGGGGCATAGAAAATCAGTTTCTGCAAGTCCAGTTTTTGGGTCTCGTCACTCCGCAGTTGAGGCAATAAAACAGAATAACTTTGGTCCACTGAGATTTTAGCAACATCAACTGTGGAGCAGAGCTCCCACTTGTTCCAAGAGATCTTCCTGTTCCACACATTGGCTCTCCAACCTTTACGGTTGGTCCTGACAAGAGGGTCGTCAAATTCTATCTCGATGAATTTGAGGAGATCATCACAGCAGGCCACGTTGCAGTAATACTCCGAGGCACGGTAAGGAAGACCATCCTTGTCGAGAAAGTTAACCCTTGATTCGGGCAATGGGATGAATTCGATGACAGGATCCCCGTCAAACAGGTTCCCAAGGAGGAGGACACCACGCAGGAGATCAACCCAGCCCAGTGAGCCTGCAATGGCGATATGCCTGTAGTACAAGCTATGGTGACAACACATGAGCTTGTCAGACTCGGATAAGTGCTGCAACGACAACCTGTGGCTGCTCCACTCCTGCGTTTCAGACGAATAGACGTGCGCATCAAACCGCCAATCGTCGTCCTGGGAGATCCACTGGCGGTCGAGGTAGGCCACGGCGaagtgctcgccgtcgccgcgggGCAAGAGGCCGAACCGCCGTCTTCTGGGGACTGGAGGGTCCGGGAGCAGTTGCAGTGACTGCTCCCCTGCGGGGGCGGCTTTGTAGACGAAGTGGTGGGTGGAGCCCCTGATTGTGaggctgaagaggacgaaggcgGCCCCGGCGCAGACGAGGGAGGGCGGCGCGTAGTCGTCGAAGGCGGAGGCGTGGAGGCCGGGGCAGTTGAAGGAGAAGTAGGAGGCGCCGGGCGGGTCGACGAGCCAGAAGGAGACCTCCACGGATTGGCCCTCGCTGGTCTCGCACTCGGCGGTGGTCTCGTTCCGGCGCTCCGAGAGACGCGGCTCCTCGCAGAGCAGGGCCCAGTCGGGGAACCGGGAGGTGGATCCGGCGGCGTTTGAGCCCATCAGGGCGGAGGGGTGGAAGGAGAAATCGGAGGGCGCCATGGATCTGGATACTGAGGTCGGACGAAACAGGCTAGGGCAACCAACAAAATTTGGGGAACCAGATCAGATTGCCTGTTGAACACGGGATTGGTCAAGTCGACTGGGGAAAggtgggtggtggtggtggtggtggtacGGAGGCGGGTCGGCGGGAGACGCAGGCGTGAATCGCCGGCACCGGCGCCGTCGATGCGGGGAACGAGCGAGCTTGGggattttttcttttctttgatttgatttgatttgatttggtTGGAGATCGAGGACGGGGAGGGGAACCCTCACTTTTCATTTAGCAGCCCTCCACTATCAGACCCGCCAAAACTTGTGAAACTTGTGAAAATTTATGCTAAACCAGACAATATTTGTTATGTTTTGAttgatatatactccctccgttcagaattACTTGTCGTATAAATGAATAAAAAttgatgtatctaaaactaaaatacatttagatacatccatttcttcgaagtatttccggacggagggagtattatctACAATCAAAAGGGACGAAATTTGACAAAGTTTCTTCCAACATCGAAATTAAAATTAAAAAGCTACACGAGCAACCGGATGTTGACCTCATAGGCACGGTCTCCGCAGACGCCGGTATTCAAGCCGTCGTACTCGTCGTCCTTCTAGCGGCGAAAGGACCGCCAGACGTCGCGACAGCCATGATTGATCGCGGTGTAGTTGCTCGGTGGCCTCCGCCTTGCGTCGACGGTCGGACAAAGAGCTTGCGCCGCCCACTGTTGTGAGCGATCGCTCGGAGTCGGCCAACCCTACTATGAGGAGCTGGTCACTGATCCGGTGGCGGACAGAGGTCTCTATGCTGGTCTTGGACCGCCCAACGCCCAAGGCCTCCACGAGGTTAGGGTCCGCGAGGACCAGATCACATGAACAATGTCTGGCGCGCCGCTCCCTATGTGAGCTCCTTGTATGCTCTTATGTCACATTGAAACCGTGGAATTGTTGTCATAGCACTCACATGGACCGCCACATGAAGCTCTCGCTTGCTCAGCTCGGTTCtctgcccccccccctcccccacctctcAACCGGTTCGATGCACTGCTAGCTCAACAAAAAAAGGGTGTCGTAATTTTTAAGAGGTTCATTAAATCAAAAGTATATCATGTATTTTAAAATATCTTGGATATAAAAATGTTgagaattaaaaataaaaattataaATATGTTTGTGAATTTAGAAGATATTCATGGATTTCAAACAATGTTCAATATTTTGAAAGTTTCACAAATTTACAAATCATGAATTCTAAAAAAGTGTTCAAAGTCGtttaaaatgttcatgaattaatAAACATTCATGAATTAGCATGTGAACAAAATGAAACATAAAAAGAGAGGaaaaacaaacagtaaagaaaaaagcaggaaaaaaacagaaactatgAAAACTGATAAAAACATAGAAATAAACTAGGCAATGCCTTCTCAAACCAAGAAAATCGACTGGCCCATGACACACATTCTTACAGGTGGGGCCATAGCACTCCCATAGCCCCTGATGCCCAGGAAGCTCCAAATAGGGAGCTCAGCATCTTAATAGATTAATTAAGCTTTTTTTCTAGTATGGGGGCATTGTGATCGgctgttttgtttttgttttatcTAGGCTGGCTTGGTTTTTAATTGTGTTCAGATGATGTTTTTTATTCCGTTCGTATATTGTGTTGGGCTACTGTTGGAGATGATATTTGTTCTGAGAGAATAGTGAAGTTGTTAGGTGTATGGGTGTGGAGTCCTTAAACGTTTTAGCTTCAATGTCCCGGTGTCAACCGGCGGTGATTGTGTGAGCCCCTTGAAAGTTCTTATTCCACATTAAAACTGTAGAATTGTTATTATAACATTCACATCAGCCTGCACATGAAGCTTTCGCTTGTTCAGCTTTGCTCCCTGCCCGCTCGCACGCTGCACCGCTAGCTTAGGAGAAAAACGGGTATCATGttttcttaagaagttcattAAATCAAAAGTACTTCATGTATTTTTTAAAATTCTGGATTAAAAATGTTgtaaattttaaaaataaattctAACATGAATTTAAAATATATTTGTAGATTTCAAACAATGCATGTGAACTAGAAAACTGTTCACGGGTTTAAAAATGTTCAGTAAGGAGCTTAGTATCTTAACAGATTCCTTTAGATCTAAGTTCCTAAATTCAATAATAAGAGAGACCCGGTGTTTATCTGTCAACAATTGGTAAATAAACTCCATCACATCATAAATATAGTACTCTGAGATCataaaattatttttattaatAAAATTTACATATGTTGGTCTTGCTTTTTTGAACTAAACCATCATGTCATGACCCAGatcaaaacggggtcctgttgaccgggaggggtgtggcgtactgcaaaacggagaaaacggacttgtgttggagcgctacggtcgaaacgggggtcctgttcattaggaggagtgtggcgtaccgcaaaacgggagtccacgggatactgttcatctccaccgtcgactgcctccacgggctactattcatccaccgtcgacctcctccggcctccacctgcgactgttcatccacgggctcctgttcatccagcctccaccgctcctccaccggctactgttcaaccagccctctccacggggtcctgttcaaccacccctccacgggctactgttcatccagccctcgaccagctactgttcaaccagccctccacggggtcgtcctgttcatccagccctccacggggtcctgttcatccaccaccggctcgatcgattggggtcctgttcatccagtggcaacggcctctactaccacggggtcctgttcatccaaccccccatcgggaactgttcatccaaaccccccaacaacgctcactgttcatccagaggcaacatcgatcggcttcagttagcagcagtagcgaaggaatcactcgggtttagttaacagcaagGGTTCGATCGAtctctcgggttcagtaacgcgtagcctgcagtgcaatcgctcgggttcagttagagcccaacgcctcgctcgggttcagttagagcccaacgtctCGCACACATgcacgtacgtacgagagaaacgcgcatcgctcggcccccgaccacccaccgtaaccgggaactccctgatatttttcACGCCCTCACTtataccacggttttttccgtcatggacggcccaaagaatgtcatgcagctgcgtttCCGGCcagcccaggacgaaaagcccattttctgtcatgattttttgtcacagaagtaggagcccaccacatctatggtgataccgggttttgtcacaattatcgtcatagaagtgtcataagtatgacagaaaaaaaattcgttcggcccaaaatgtcacggatgtgtcttttttttgtagtgaaaccaaagattcgaagaagaaatacgaggctataaataatcatgcatataagagatcaaagaagactcaaataatattaaTGGATATAGATCCGATCagctcaaagttcatcggatcccagcaaacacaccgcaCAAAGAGTtatatcaaatagatctccaagagaccattatattgagaatcaaaagagagagagagaggaagccatctagctactgcctacggacccgtaggtctatggtgaactactcacgcatcatcagagaggcaccaatgaggatgagtAACCCCTCCGTGAAGGtgttagattggatctcgtggttctggaacttgcggcgcctggaattgtgtttcgtcgactcccctagggtttctggaatatttgggaatttatagggcgaagagacGATGCAGGGGGGCTATGTGGGGCCCTGGTAGGTTGTGCtccccacgggcctcccctctggtacttctttggcccactgggtgtcttctgatccagaaaaaatcttcaaaaagttttgctgcgtttggactccgtttggtactgatattctgcaaagttaaaacaagcaaaaaaacagcaactggcactaggcactatatcaataggttagtcccaaaaatgctataaaatgattgttaAACATCCAAGagtgataatataacagcatggaacaataaaatttatagatacgttggtgaCATATCAGTGcacggcgagggcgcggcgagggcgcggcgacggaTGCACTCGGGCGAGCTCAAACTGAAGCGAGGGAGGCGCGAGGGGGAGGACCGCGGCTAGGGTTAGAGAGGGGAACGAGGGTGTGTGGCAGTCACCTTATCCATCCCACAGTGCTGAAGTGGCGAGGGAGAACAGACGGTTTGGCCATGGCGGTCGGCCCCTTCCGTGTCGCTGGCGGAAGGTAGGGGAAAGGCCAGCCACGTTGGGCCGGGCCAGCCTGTAGCAACCAGGCCGAAGTGCACAGTAGGCTGTTGCACTTCtttatttcttttcctttttttgtttcccttcggttttctttttattttggtTACCAAATAATTTTTGTTAACTATGAAACTTTGCACAAAAATCAAGTATATTATTATTAGGTGGCACAAAAAGTTTGGGGACAAACGGAATTCATTTAATTTATGTTTGCAATTTAAAAGGGCTGAAAAAGTGCTGTTGTTCCTCGATTTGATTTTCTAGGGGCAAAATGGGAAGTCAAATGAGGTtggttttgttggaaatatgccctagaggcaataataaattggttattattatatttccttgttcatgataatcgtttattatccatgctaaaattgtattggtaggaaactcagatacatgtgtggatacatagacaacaccatgtccctagtaagcctctagttgactagctcgttgatcaatagatggttacggtttcctgaccatggacattggatgtcgttgataacgggatcacatcattaggagaatgatgtgatggacaagacccaatcctaagcatagcacaaaagatcgtgtagttcgtttgctaaagcttttccaatgtcaagtatcatttccttagaccatgagatcgtgcaactcccggataccgtaggagtgctttgggtgtaccaaacgtcacaacgtaactgggtgactataaaggtgcactacgggtatctccgaaagtgtctgttgggttggcacggatcgagactgggatttgtcactccgtatgacggagaggtatctctgggcccactcggtaatgcatcatcataatgagctcaatgtgactaaggagttggccacaggatcatgcattacggtacgagtaaagtgacttgccggtaacgagattgaacaaggtattgggataccgacgatcgaatctcgggcaagtaacgtaccgattgacaaagggaattgtatacgggattgattgaatcctcgacatcgtggttcatccgatgagatcatcgtggaacatgtgggagccaacatgggtatccagatcccgttgttggttattgaccggagaggcgtctcggtcatgtctgcatgtctcccgaacccgtagggtctacacacttaaggttcggtgacgctagggttgtagagatattagtatgcggaaacccgaaagttgttcggagtgccggatgagatcccggatgtcacgaggagttccggaatggtccggaggtgaagaattatatataggaagtcaagtttcggccaccgggaaagtttcgggggtcaccggtattgtaccgggaccaccggaagggtcccgagggtccaccgggtggggccacctatcccggagggccccatgggctgaagtgggaagggaaccagcccctagtgggctggggcgcccccatgggccctcctgcgcctagggttggaaaccctaggggtggggggcgccccacgtgacttggggggcaagtttccccctggccgccgcccccccttgtagatgggatccagggccggcgcccccccagggggcctatatatagtgggggggagggcagcagcaagacagcccctggcgcctccctctccccctgcaacacctctccctctcgcagaagcttggcgaagccctgccgagatccccgctacttccaccaccacgccgtcgtgctgctggatctccatcaacctctccttcccccttgctggatcaagaaggaggagacgtcgctactccgtacgtgtgttgaacgcggaggtgccgtccgtttggcactcggtcatcggtgatttggatcacggcgagtacgactccatcaaccccgttcattgaaacgcttccgctcacgatccacaagggtatgtagatgcactcctttcccctcgttgctagtatactccatagatggatcttggtgatgcgtaggaaattttaaaattctgctacgatccccaacaggttTCTACATGATAAATACTTAGGGATTATTTGCCAAATTATGAACTATTCTGTTTGCATTTTTGAAATTGTAAATATTTGACTTGCAAATTTAATTTTGAAATTGAATTGGTTTTCAATCAAGGGGCAATTTAGTTTAGTAAGAAGGGTGACTTGGCATCAGTAGTGTGGAGTTACtttagcatgattctcggggggTTACAACGCGCACCTGTTCATCTCAAATATTCTGATGCATCTGTAGAAAATTCATGACTTTGATCTACATCTTGATCCGGGATGTGGACTTGTTCTCCGGGTTTCTCGAAATCATGGGTTTGGGCTGCCCCTTCATGCTCATTCGCTCCATCCACTCGCTCTAGTTGGGTTGTGCACGTGTGAGGATAAAGTGTGCAGAAAAAACAGGTGCTGGTCTGTGAAGAAAGTCTAGATCCCGCCCAGACGTAGCGGCCGGTGGATTTGGCTGAGGCCTTACATCGGCAACAACAAAAACTGCAACCGTCGACGGCGGTGCCATGACTGACCACCGCCCACCCGGGAAAAAGCAGCGACCAGCAACGGCGAAAGCTTCGACCAGTGACCGAAAAAACTACAACATGCACGGAAGGAAGTTTGCGACCGGCGCCCCCGAAAGTTGCGACTCTGTGA
The sequence above is a segment of the Aegilops tauschii subsp. strangulata cultivar AL8/78 chromosome 6, Aet v6.0, whole genome shotgun sequence genome. Coding sequences within it:
- the LOC109746821 gene encoding uncharacterized protein — translated: MAPSDFSFHPSALMGSNAAGSTSRFPDWALLCEEPRLSERRNETTAECETSEGQSVEVSFWLVDPPGASYFSFNCPGLHASAFDDYAPPSLVCAGAAFVLFSLTIRGSTHHFVYKAAPAGEQSLQLLPDPPVPRRRRFGLLPRGDGEHFAVAYLDRQWISQDDDWRFDAHVYSSETQEWSSHRLSLQHLSESDKLMCCHHSLYYRHIAIAGSLGWVDLLRGVLLLGNLFDGDPVIEFIPLPESRVNFLDKDGLPYRASEYYCNVACCDDLLKFIEIEFDDPLVRTNRKGWRANVWNRKISWNKWELCSTVDVAKISVDQSYSVLLPQLRSDETQKLDLQKLIFYAPVLSTRDDNLFYMMAKVNAEDETAWAIAVDMECAAVEAMAPITLGQDHYHIAMFCPCDLPKYLNMTPGADMDNPADKCSKRMPVARWSAKQCVVQVLWTLDWLRELDQCLEIERSTYYACRLLLQFSPVSSLRSSIRPMVKYASYNGQDEAASKAVDFCLRALEDFDLALHGSPSDPSASVEAMRSKISDVIQALDNVMQIVPSTLIQKERLLGDASGQKRSKATFETCEKPIETKNTAHGWLQVRFKPIHQERYQCRRGWGKASHEQRAVVDAKDTPGKWEQGKFKPSNSRRGKAVVLGVWLLPLCLLISMVVVMSSSRHYVTEPVSY